From the Psychrobacillus sp. FSL K6-4046 genome, one window contains:
- the ung gene encoding uracil-DNA glycosylase, producing the protein MPNWKELLGAEWDKPYFKELQSFLDQEFAEHTIYPPREEVGSAFRSTPYDAVKVVILGQDPYHGPGQAHGLSFSVKPGVKIPPSLRNMFKELEDDLGCPIPSHGYLEKWAKQGVLLLNTVLTVRAGEANSHKGMGWERFTDTVIQKLSEREKPIIFVLWGKPAQAKLKLIDTTKHYIIQSTHPSPLSAHRGFLGSRPYSQINEQLVSMNEKPIDFCL; encoded by the coding sequence ATGCCAAATTGGAAAGAATTATTAGGTGCAGAATGGGATAAGCCTTACTTTAAGGAGTTACAGTCCTTTCTAGATCAGGAATTTGCTGAGCACACGATCTATCCACCACGAGAAGAGGTGGGAAGTGCGTTTCGATCAACGCCATATGATGCTGTAAAGGTGGTTATACTTGGGCAAGATCCCTATCATGGCCCAGGACAGGCCCATGGCTTAAGCTTTTCAGTAAAGCCAGGAGTTAAAATTCCACCAAGCTTGCGTAACATGTTCAAGGAGCTAGAAGATGATTTAGGATGTCCAATCCCTTCACACGGTTATCTAGAAAAATGGGCGAAGCAGGGTGTCTTGTTGTTAAATACGGTTTTAACTGTCAGAGCAGGTGAGGCAAACTCGCATAAAGGCATGGGCTGGGAGCGCTTCACAGATACCGTTATACAGAAGCTATCTGAACGTGAAAAGCCAATTATTTTTGTTTTATGGGGTAAGCCTGCACAAGCTAAGTTAAAGCTGATCGACACGACCAAACACTACATTATCCAATCAACTCACCCAAGTCCTCTAAGTGCTCATCGAGGATTCTTGGGAAGCAGACCCTACTCTCAAATAAATGAACAGTTAGTGTCCATGAATGAAAAGCCAATCGATTTTTGCCTCTAA
- a CDS encoding YwdI family protein — protein sequence MISNRQILMQIEKQLQEAKTASGEQSIRESLAAIKALCDVALTVPQTESPTVLQTPSVKAATLTVPSAPLKEDDANGESLFDF from the coding sequence GTGATTTCGAACAGACAGATTTTAATGCAAATAGAAAAACAGCTTCAAGAGGCAAAGACTGCATCGGGGGAACAATCCATCCGGGAAAGTTTAGCGGCTATAAAGGCTTTATGTGACGTAGCTCTAACTGTGCCACAAACAGAAAGTCCAACAGTACTTCAAACGCCCTCCGTTAAGGCAGCAACCTTAACTGTCCCTTCTGCACCCTTGAAGGAAGACGATGCAAACGGAGAGTCATTATTTGATTTTTAA
- a CDS encoding DUF423 domain-containing protein — protein sequence MKFFIIAGAINGFLSVALGAFGAHLLEGRVADKYLATWETAVQYQMFHALALVAIGILMSSKLLGPVSQLNVAGYLILAGIVIFSGSLYVLSLTGISILGAITPIGGVAFLIGWVMLIVAAVKYAN from the coding sequence TTGAAATTTTTTATCATCGCAGGTGCTATTAATGGCTTCTTATCCGTAGCCCTTGGAGCATTCGGAGCACATTTATTAGAAGGTCGAGTGGCTGACAAGTATTTAGCGACTTGGGAAACAGCGGTTCAATATCAAATGTTTCATGCGCTTGCATTAGTTGCCATTGGTATTTTAATGAGCAGTAAACTATTAGGACCAGTATCACAGTTAAACGTAGCGGGCTATTTAATCCTAGCAGGTATCGTTATTTTCTCCGGAAGTCTGTACGTACTTAGCTTAACGGGTATTAGTATTTTAGGAGCAATCACACCAATCGGTGGAGTAGCATTCCTAATCGGCTGGGTAATGCTAATCGTAGCAGCCGTAAAATATGCAAATTAA
- a CDS encoding uracil-DNA glycosylase, translated as MAVNCFKCRHFFTTWDANHPRGCRAYQFKTRELPSALVKRSSGVECLKFEPKQLEGHNK; from the coding sequence TTGGCTGTAAATTGTTTTAAGTGTCGACATTTTTTTACTACCTGGGATGCGAATCATCCACGTGGCTGTAGGGCTTACCAATTTAAAACAAGGGAGCTTCCTTCTGCGTTAGTCAAAAGATCCTCAGGCGTGGAGTGCTTAAAATTTGAACCAAAGCAACTGGAGGGGCATAACAAGTGA